The Helicobacter cetorum MIT 00-7128 region CATGCTGACCCGGTCCATATGCTCTCTTATCAAGAGCGCTTTTTCCACTTAGTCTTCTTTCGCCTTTTAATGCTAAAGAAACTCCAAAACGCCTTTCTAATTTCTCTACTGCACCTCTATATCTTGCCATAAAACCTCCTTATACTCTTCTTCTTTTAGGCGCTCTGCAACCATTATGAGGAAGAGGGGTAATATCTTTAATCCAAAGCACTTTAATGCCCTCAGTTGCACCTACACTTTTAATGGCAGTTTCACGCCCACTTCCGGGACCTTGAACCTTAATGCCTACTTCTTTAACACCATGTTCTTTAGCTTTGCCTAAAGCGCTCTCTACAGCTTGCTGAGCTGCATAAGGGGTAGATTTTTTAGAACCCTTAAAACCTAATCCACCCGCTGTGCTCCAACAAATCACATTGCCCATTTCATCAGTAACTGTGATGTTGGTATTATTGAAAGTTGCTGAAATATAAACAACCCCTCTAGCGATGTTCTTTTTGACGACTTTCTTTTTAGTCGCTGTGTTTCTTTTAGCCATAAAACCATAATCTCCTTAATCTTTGCTACTTGCTACCAACGGTTTTCTTCTTACCCTTGCGAGTTCTTGCGTTATTCTTGGTAGTTTGACCACGCACAGGAAGACCCTTACGATGTCTAATACCACGATAACTTCCCAAATCCATTAAAGATTTAATATCCATTTGGACTTTTTTACGCAAATCACCCTCTACCAAGTAACTTTGCTGGATTTTCTTGGCAATGCTAGAAACTTCATCTTCACTCAATTCATGCACACGCTTGTCAAAAGAAACGCCCACGGCCTCTAAAATTTCTCTTGAACTTTTTAGACCAATCCCATAAATATAGGTAAGCGCATACTCAACTCTCTTTTTCTTTGGTAAATCTACACCAGAAATCCTTGCCATGCTTTATCCTTGTCTTTGTTTATGTTTAGGGGTAACACAGATAACTCTGATAACGCCCCTTCTCTTAATAATCTTGCACTTATCGCACATCTTTTTTACTGATGGCCTGACTTTCATAATTTCGCTCCTTTGATATTAGGCACTACTAAAAACTTTTATAATATCATGTTTTCGTTAAAATAACTCTTAAGGCATTACTTATACCTAAAAGTTATTCGACCTTTGTCCAAACTATAGGGAGTAAGCTCTAACTTCACCCTATCACCTAAAGAAATCCTAATGTAATGCATGCGCATTTTTCCAGAAATCCTACACAGCACTACATGCTTATTGTCTAACTCTACCTTAAAGGTAGCATTAGGCAACGCCTCAATCACTTTCCCATCAACCTCTATAACATCATCTCTTGCCATTAATACTCCGTAAGAATTACTGCTTGATTGCCAACAATGGCGATAGTATGCTCATGATGGCTTGTATTGAGCCCATCTACTGAGATTACACTCCACTTGTCTTGTAAAATTTTAGGCTCGCCTTTTTGCTGACAGACCATAGGCTCCAAACAAAACACCATGCCCTCTTTAATTTTGGGACCACTACTAGGCTTGACACCTTTTTCCAAATAATTAGGAATTTCAGGTTCTTCATGGGGTTTTCTACCAATACCATGCCCACAAAAACCTTTCAAGGGAACAAAGCCACGCTCTATAATTGCTTTTTCTAGCACTTGGCTCAATTCCTTAAAATGCATGCCCACTTTAATAGAAGAAATAGCCTCTTCTAAAGTCTCCTTAGAACAAGCCAACAACGCCTTATCTTTAGAGCTTATATTGCCCACAGGAAGAGTAAGGGCTGAATCACCATAATAACCTTGAAATTCTACTCCCAAATCCAAACCTACAATGTCGCCCTCTTTTAAGGCATAATCTGTAGGAATGCCATGTATAACAACCTCATTGACTGAAATACACACCGTATTTGGAAAACCATATAGCCCTTTGAATGCAGGCTTAGCTCCAAGAGACAAGATAAAATCTTCTGCTATTTTATCTAGCTCTAAAAGCGTTATGCCTACACGCACATTTTCTTTGAGAAGTGCAAGGGTTCTACCCGTAAATTCACCCGCTTTTCTTAATGCTGAGATTTCCTTAGGGCTTTTAATAGAAATAGCCATGAGGCTAAAAACCTACCGCACTCAAAGTCTTATATTTACTCATATAGACTTGCGCCTCAATCTTTTTCATCGTATCAATCGCTACTTGAACGACAATCAATACTGCTGTCCCCCCAAAATAGAAAGGAACACCCATAGCCTTAACTAAAATCCAAGGCACAGTAGAGATTAATGCTAAGTAGAGTGAGCCCCATAAGGTAAGCTTACTTGCTACAGAATTTAAAAAAGATGAAGTTCCCTCTCCGGGTCTAAGTCCCGGAATATACCCTCCATTACGCCTCAAATTATCCGCAATATCTTTAGAATTAAAAACGATAGAGGAATAAAAATATGCAAAGAATATAATAAGTAAAAACATCAAAATATTATACGCATACCCTTGAGGACTTAAAAAATCTGCAATAGCTTGCAAGGTTTTATTAGAAGTAGCTTGTTGTAAAATAGTAGAGGGGAACACTAATAATGCTGAAGCAAAAATTGGTGGGATTACCCCGCTCAAATTTAGCTTAATAGGAATGTAATTCATAATGCGCTTATTTTGGTTTTGCATAACTACTTTACGAGCATAAGAAATAGGGATTCTTCTCTCAGCCAACTCTACATAAATAATAGAAAAAATAGTTGCTAAAACAATCAGCACAATACCAATCAACATTAAAACATTGATTACGCCCGTATTAACTAAATTAAATGTCCCAGAAATTGCTGAAGGAATACCAGAAACAATTCCTGCAAAGATAATAAGACTAATCCCATTGCCAACGCCTCGTTGCGTAATCTGCTCTCCTATCCACATAAGCAACATTGTTCCTGTAAGCATAGAAAAAGCTGCAATCACCATAAAAACTTGCATATCAATCATGATAGCACCATTAGCACCACCACTAATACTTCTTAGACCCACTGATACGCTTACTGCTTGTATAAGAGTGATAACAATCGTAGCATAGCGCACAATTTGCATGTATTTTTGCATACCATCACGCTCTTTCTTCATCTTGGCTAGATTAGGGAAAGTAGCGCTTAAAAGTTCCATAATAATAGAGGAAGTAATATAGGGCATAATTCCTAAAGAAATAATGCTTAAGCGAGAGACTGCATCCCCACTAAACATATTAAATAAGCCTAAGGCGTTATTTGAGTTATTATCAAAAAACGCTTTGATAGCGGCTAAATCCACGCCGGGAATAGGAATATACGCAAGAATTCTATAGAGAAATAAAAAACCTAAGGTAATGAAAATCTTACTTGCAATTGCTTTATTCATAATCCTAACCTACCCTTAATTTCTCTAATTTAATTAAGCCAAAGCTCACTAAGGCTTGAATTATTTTTATCATTACTTTTGCCCGCTTGTTTTAATTCTCTCATCTTTGATTTTAGAAGCTAGAGCTAAAGCACCTTTTCCAATCAACTTCACACCCTCAATATAGAGAGGAAAATGATGCAACGCACGCAAGCTTGAAAAAGTAATTTCTTCTAAATTCTTAATAGCCTCACATTTCTCTACATTAATAGCATAAATATGAGAGTCTTTAGTTCTAAAGCCTACTTTAGGAAGACGGCGCTGTAAAGGTTGCTGTCCGCCCTCAAAACCTCTCTTGGCTTTATAACCGGTTCTTGCTGTTTGACCTTTGCCACCTCTTGTAGCCGTCTTACCCATGCCACTTCCTTGACCACGACCAACACGCTTAATTTTTTTAACACTACCAACTGCTGGTTTTAAATTTTCTAGTCCCATTACAATCCTTTAATTATGCTTTAATCTTGGCTAAAGCGTCAAAAGTCGCACGCACAACATTGTAGGGATTATTTGAGCCTAAAGACTTGGTTAGAATATCCTTAATCCCTGCCAATTCAATAATGGGGCGTGTTGAACCACCAGCAATAACTCCTGTTCCTTCACTTGCAGGTTTCAATAAAATACGACTCGCATTGTATTTATGCTCAATATCGTGGGCGATGGTTGTTCCCTTGATAGTTACATGAATAAGGTTTTTAAAGGCATCATCTACAGCTTTTTTAATCGCATCAGGCACTTCTTTAGCTTTACCTAGACCAAAACCTACAAGCCCATTTTTATTGCCCACAACCACCAAAGCGTTAAAGCGAAATCTTCTACCACCTTTAACAACCTTAGTTACACGACCAATATTAACGACTACTTCTTGAAATTCTTCTCTATTAATCTCTTCCATACTTTTCCTTTCCATTATAGGACAATCCCATTCTCTCTCAAAGTCTCTGCAAATGTTGCAACTACACCATGATAGAGATAGCCATTCCTATCATAAACCAC contains the following coding sequences:
- the rpsM gene encoding 30S ribosomal protein S13; this encodes MARISGVDLPKKKRVEYALTYIYGIGLKSSREILEAVGVSFDKRVHELSEDEVSSIAKKIQQSYLVEGDLRKKVQMDIKSLMDLGSYRGIRHRKGLPVRGQTTKNNARTRKGKKKTVGSK
- the infA gene encoding translation initiation factor IF-1; its protein translation is MARDDVIEVDGKVIEALPNATFKVELDNKHVVLCRISGKMRMHYIRISLGDRVKLELTPYSLDKGRITFRYK
- the rpmJ gene encoding 50S ribosomal protein L36; its protein translation is MKVRPSVKKMCDKCKIIKRRGVIRVICVTPKHKQRQG
- the rplO gene encoding 50S ribosomal protein L15; this encodes MGLENLKPAVGSVKKIKRVGRGQGSGMGKTATRGGKGQTARTGYKAKRGFEGGQQPLQRRLPKVGFRTKDSHIYAINVEKCEAIKNLEEITFSSLRALHHFPLYIEGVKLIGKGALALASKIKDERIKTSGQK
- the rpsE gene encoding 30S ribosomal protein S5 yields the protein MEEINREEFQEVVVNIGRVTKVVKGGRRFRFNALVVVGNKNGLVGFGLGKAKEVPDAIKKAVDDAFKNLIHVTIKGTTIAHDIEHKYNASRILLKPASEGTGVIAGGSTRPIIELAGIKDILTKSLGSNNPYNVVRATFDALAKIKA
- the rpsK gene encoding 30S ribosomal protein S11 — its product is MAKRNTATKKKVVKKNIARGVVYISATFNNTNITVTDEMGNVICWSTAGGLGFKGSKKSTPYAAQQAVESALGKAKEHGVKEVGIKVQGPGSGRETAIKSVGATEGIKVLWIKDITPLPHNGCRAPKRRRV
- the map gene encoding type I methionyl aminopeptidase codes for the protein MAISIKSPKEISALRKAGEFTGRTLALLKENVRVGITLLELDKIAEDFILSLGAKPAFKGLYGFPNTVCISVNEVVIHGIPTDYALKEGDIVGLDLGVEFQGYYGDSALTLPVGNISSKDKALLACSKETLEEAISSIKVGMHFKELSQVLEKAIIERGFVPLKGFCGHGIGRKPHEEPEIPNYLEKGVKPSSGPKIKEGMVFCLEPMVCQQKGEPKILQDKWSVISVDGLNTSHHEHTIAIVGNQAVILTEY
- the secY gene encoding preprotein translocase subunit SecY, coding for MNKAIASKIFITLGFLFLYRILAYIPIPGVDLAAIKAFFDNNSNNALGLFNMFSGDAVSRLSIISLGIMPYITSSIIMELLSATFPNLAKMKKERDGMQKYMQIVRYATIVITLIQAVSVSVGLRSISGGANGAIMIDMQVFMVIAAFSMLTGTMLLMWIGEQITQRGVGNGISLIIFAGIVSGIPSAISGTFNLVNTGVINVLMLIGIVLIVLATIFSIIYVELAERRIPISYARKVVMQNQNKRIMNYIPIKLNLSGVIPPIFASALLVFPSTILQQATSNKTLQAIADFLSPQGYAYNILMFLLIIFFAYFYSSIVFNSKDIADNLRRNGGYIPGLRPGEGTSSFLNSVASKLTLWGSLYLALISTVPWILVKAMGVPFYFGGTAVLIVVQVAIDTMKKIEAQVYMSKYKTLSAVGF